One Setaria viridis chromosome 5, Setaria_viridis_v4.0, whole genome shotgun sequence genomic region harbors:
- the LOC117857251 gene encoding probable receptor-like protein kinase At2g42960, giving the protein MSSPNNSISAVLSRTTPVFQLKVWELIAIGVAIFMAVLFVIVLCLSLRKKKKAVKGFDNTSLAEIPIVSKEINVDRVDAQSLHDSEVTFKPVHDKYTQMKGAGHLGESRSVDVDTFSQCSSVYNIEKAGSSYSEDYSYSSSGPARKGSSPYAYSASPLVGLPELSHLGWGHWFTLRDLELATNRFAKSNVLGEGGYGVVYKGRLVNGTEIAVKKILNNVGQAEKEFRVEVEAIGHVRHKNLVRLLGYCVEGIHRMLVYEYVNNGNLEQWLHGVNQRGVLSWENRMKILLGTAKALAYLHEAIDPKVVHRDIKSSNILIDDEFNSKVSDFGLAKLLNSDKSHINTRVMGTYGYVAPEYANSGMLNEKSDIYSFGVVLLECVTARDPVDYSKPADEVNLIEWLKMMVTNKRAEEVVDPNLEVKPPKRALKRAILVGFKCVDPDADKRPKMSHVVQMLEAVQNAYYQDQRKLSQVGSMDIESQQSLEETSNNADA; this is encoded by the exons ATGTCGTCACCTAACAATTCTATCAGTGCGGTTCTCTCACGAACAACCCCCGTGTTTCAGTTGAAAGTATGGGAATTGATTGCCATTGGTGTTGCGATATTCATGGCAGTTCTGTTCGTCATTGTACTGTGCCTTTCGCTccgaaagaaaaagaaggcagTGAAAGGGTTTGACAACACTTCGCTGGCTGAGATCCCTATCGTGTCAAAGGAAATCAACGTGGACAGAGTTGATGCGCAGAGTCTACATGACAGCGAAGTGACCTTCAAGCCGGTGCATGATAAATATACGCAGATGAAGGGTGCTGGGCATTTGGGAGAGAGCAGATCTGTCGATGTCGATACATTCAGCCAGTGCAGCTCCGTGTACAACATAGAGAAGGCTGGGAGTTCATACTCTGAAGATTACAGTTACAGCAGCTCTGGGCCTGCTAGGAAAGGCAGTTCACCATATGCATATTCAGCATCGCCACTGGTTGGTTTGCCTGAGTTATCACACTTGGGCTGGGGCCACTGGTTTACCTTGAGGGACCTGGAGCTGGCGACGAATCGGTTTGCAAAGAGTAATGTCCTTGGAGAAGGTGGCTATGGAGTTGTCTACAAGGGTCGGCTGGTGAATGGGACTGAGATTGCTGTGAAGAAGATCCTTAATAATGT GGGACAGGCAGAGAAGGAATTTAgagttgaagttgaagccatcGGTCATGTTCGGCATAAGAATCTGGTGCGGCTTCTGGGATACTGTGTGGAAGGGATACACAG GATGCTTGTCTATGAGTATGTCAACAATGGCAACCTAGAACAATGGCTTCATGGTGTGAATCAACGTGGTGTCCTTAGTTGGGAAAACCGCATGAAAATTCTCCTTGGCACTGCAAAAGC CCTCGCTTACCTTCATGAGGCCATAGACCCCAAAGTTGTACACCGAGATATTAAGTCAAGTAATATCTTAATTGacgatgaatttaatagcaagGTTTCTGATTTTGGGTTGGCCAAACTTCTGAATTCTGACAAAAGCCATATCAATACAAGAGTGATGGGAACATATGG GTACGTAGCACCTGAATATGCAAACAGTGGGATGTTAAATGAAAAGAGTGATATTTACAGTTTTGGAGTCGTGTTGTTAGAATGCGTGACAGCTAGGGATCCAGTTGATTATTCTAAGCCTGCAGATGAG GTGAATCTCATAGAGTGGCTTAAAATGATGGTTACCAATAAGAGGGCAGAGGAGGTAGTGGATCCAAACCTCGAGGTTAAGCCACCAAAACGTGCCCTTAAGCGGGCAATCTTGGTTGGCTTCAAGTGTGTTGATCCTGATGCTGACAAGAGGCCAAAGATGAGTCACGTTGTCCAAATGCTTGAAGCAgttcaaaatgcatattatcaA GATCAGAGAAAGCTCAGCCAGGTGGGAAGCATGGATATTGAATCGCAGCAGTCGCTAGAGGAAACTTCAAACAACGCTGATGCCTGA